A window of Photobacterium toruni genomic DNA:
ACCCATGTACAGCATTGGTGGGTGAACAATTAAACCGGGATCTTGCAATAATGGGTTTAAGTCACGACCTTGTACAGGGAAATCAGGTAATGTGCGCAAAAATGGATTTGACGTTACGATAATAAACAGTAAGAAACCTACCGCTACCATTCCCATAACGGAAAGTACACGTGCTACTGCATCTAGAGGCATTCCACGGCTAAATCGAGCAACAGCTGCTGCCCAACCCGCTTGGATAAGTACCCATAGCATTAATGAGCCTTCATGCCCGCCCCACACTGCGGTTAAACGGTAATACCATGGCAGTAAACTGGTTGAGTTACTGGCAACATACGCTACTGTAAAATCATTGCTATAGAACGACCAGCTCAAAATACCAAACGACAATGCAAGCATGCCGAATATTCCGTATGACAGCGGACGTGCCATACGCATCATTGCTTGGTTGCCAACCGTGGCACCATACAATGGGTAAATGCTGGCCAGCACCGACAGCGCAAGTGCGGCTATAAGAGCGAATTGGCCTAATTCAGGGATCATTGATCACTTACCTTGTAGTTGTTCTTCAGTGTATTTAAGTTGTTTATGGTTTATCTTCATTGCATCTGCTACTTCAGGTGGCATGTATTTTTCATCATGCTTTGCCAATACTTCACTGGCTTTAACTGTTGTTGGGTTAATCAATACCCCCTGTGCCACAATACCTTGGCCTTCACGGAATAGATCCGGCAAAATACCATCATAAATAACGGTAACAGAAGGACCAATATCAGCCACTTTAAATGAAATTCGTAATGATTTAGGATCACGTTTAACCGACCCTTTCACAACCATGCCGCCAATACGTAATCGCTGCCCAACTTCAGGCTTAGCACCACCATCAGACTTGCCATTAATCAATTCTGAAGGCGTATAAAATAGATTCATATTTTGGTTAAGTGCATATAACACCAACCCTACTGTTGCGCCGAGTCCAAGTACTAACGCCAGCACAATCACTAAACGTTTTTGACGTCTTGGGGTCATAGCGTATTCTCCAATGTTTTAGCTTCTTGAATGCGCTGTTCACGCGCCATTTTATTTTTAATTTCGCGTAACAAACGACGTTTCGTTGTTAAGCTTGAAAATAAAACCCATAACATCGATAGAAAAGAAATAGCGTAGGCACTCCATACGTAACTCGCATAACCACCCATCGCAAAAAAATCATTTATAGAATCAAAATACATAACGATCTCACTTCACCAATTTCTGCACCCAAGGGCGGTGACTCTCACGTGATAGAATTTCATTGCGTAACCGTATTAATGTAACAGCCGCAAAGAAACAACCAAAACCAAGTAGCATTACTAACAATGGCCATAGCATATCATTTGACATTGAAGGCTTGCCAAATTTAGAAATTGTTGCCCCTTGATGAAGGGTATTCCACCACTCAACAGAGTAGTGAATAATAGGAATATTAATCACGCCGACAATCGACAAAATACCTGCCGCTTTAGCTGCAGTTTTATGATCATCAAACGCGTTATATAAGGCAATTACACCAAGGTATAAAAATAATAAAATCAATTCAGAGGTTAAACGAGCATCCCAAACCCACCAAGCACCCCACATAGGTTTACCCCAAATAGCCCCAGTAATAAGAGCAATAAAAGTAAACACTGCGCCAATAGGTGCCATCGCAGCCGCTGCCATATCTGACATTCGAATCTGCCACACAAGTCCAATGAAAGAAGAAATAGCCATAGTTACATAAATACTCATCGACCAAATTGCAGAAGGTACGTGAATATAGATAATTCTAAAGCTATCACCTTGTTGGTAATCTGCGGGTACAAATAATAGTCCCCACACCGATCCCACTAAAATGGAGATCAAAGCGATAATAGAAAACCAAGGCAACAACTTACCGCATAGACGGTAGGTATTTTCTGCTTTAGCGTAGGGATGTAGCCACTTCCACATAATGCTCTCAACTTATAATCAATAATAAATACGTCACTGAGAGCAACATTATCACTCTCGCTTTCCTTACTGCGCCCCGTTCGATCTGGTATGCGCCTTAAAGAAAAATTTTATCGGTTAATGGACACTGATCCTTAATGATGCAGCCACAGCAAATGGCGCTAAGGTCAATGAGCCAACTAACATCGCACCCATAATGGCCAATTGACCATCATAAGCCATACCTAAACTTGCAGCCTCAATTGCTGAGGTGGCGAATATAAGCACAGGTATATATAAAGGTAATATGAGCAAGCTCAATAAAACGCCACCTTTTCGTAATCCAACCGTTAATGCCATACCAATAGCGCCTAAAAAGCTCAATGTCGGCGTGCCTATCAGTAACGTTAATAATACTGCAACCCAAGTATGCCAATTAAGTGACAATAAGATCGCTAATAACGGGCTAATTAGAATCAATGGCAATCCAGTAAGTAGCCAATGGGCAATCATTTTAGCAAAAGCTGTTACTGATAATGGTATTGGCATTAACAACATTTGTTCTAATGAACCATCAAGATAATCATCTCGAAACAAACGCTCCATCGATAACAATGCCGCTAATAATGCTGCTACCCAAATAATACCAGGGGCAATACGGGCTAATAAATTTGGCTCAGGCCCAATCCCTAGTGGAAACAGTGTAATAACAATAATAAAAAACCATAACGGATTAAAAATATCCGCCTGTCGACGATAAGCTATCAATAACTCTCGACGAATAATTTGAATAAGGGTGTTAAGCATTATTGTTATTATCCTAGCTTAATTTTTCTTAAACGGTCACTGTCGACAAACATGTCTTGGTGGGTAGTTAATAGCACCATTCCGCCACGTTCTGCATGCGCTAAAAAAAGCGCCTCAAGCACTTTTATGCCTTGTTTATCAATTGCCGTTAGCGGCTCATCAAGCACCCATAACTTATGATTACTTAACCATAATCGTGCTAATGCAACTCGCCGTTGTTGCCCTGCTGATAACTGCCCTGCACTGATATCTTCGCGCCCAGCTAAACCAACATGTGCCAATGCTTGCCACAACGCATCATCACCACTAACGGCTGGTGCGCCTTTGAGATCTGAGCCTTGTTGGCAGGTATGCATAGCCTGAAAAAAAGCCAAGTTCTCAAAGGCCGTAAGCTCACGCTTTACGCCAGTTTGATGACCTAAAAATAATAATGCTTGGTGGTAATCTTCACGCGCAGTCGCAATATTTTCATTACACCACTGCACTTCACCACTGTCTGAATGACCTAAGCCAGCAATAATCCTTAATAAGGTTGTCTTACCCGCCCCGTTAGGTCCTTCAATTTGAACTAATTCACCACTTGAAATAGTGAAATTTAATTCATCAAATAATACGCGTTCATCACGAACACAGCTCAAATTTGCTACTGACAACATAAAATGATGTATCCTAGGTGTCACAAAATAGCCGCATAATACCACAATGGCTAACAAATTGACTAAACTGCTCAGCTTCTTAATCGTTAATTAACGTAATCAAATGTGAAATAAATGCAAACAAAAATATCACAAAATCAATCTGTATTTATAGAAAAACTGCCTAAAATAGAAATGGTTAACCCAGCATTCAAGACTTCACAGGTAGAATTACCACCAATAATTGCTAACAGTAACTCAAAACTTATATCTCAACTGCCACAATTATTATTATCTATGAATAGCTTGCAACGTTTAGTTACAAATTTATTGATTCCATTAAACTTAGGTACAGCTAAATCACCGCATTCGATCCCGTCTTCCCTACAACTGCTGTTTAACCAATTATTATTACCCAATAATCAACCTACATTGATCCATTGGCTACAACACAATATCGGTCATCAAACGTTAGCAACGTTATTATTACAATTATCACAGCCATTAAGCCCGCTCAGTCAATGGTTAAATCAATTAAGCTCTGAACAACAACAAGAATTCACAGCATTGTTACGCCTTGCTGGTGAACAACGAGGCCCCGAAAGTCAACGCTCACTTGATAATAATAATATCCATCTGCAGTGGGTACAGGACAACGGTCAAACCATTTGGTTACAACTACACAGCCATCAACAACAGAAAAAAAATACTGTTAAGGATAACAATAACAAATGGACCGTCAAATTGAGTTTGCCTATTGGTACCATAGATAGCATGAATGTTATCGCTTGTTGGTCTCAACAACAATTAAGTACGCATTTTGAATGTACAAATCAAATGTTATTACATCATATTGAACGAGTAACACCTTATTTAATTTCACGATTACAACAATTAGGTATAAATAGTACGCCACCGCACTATAAACTACTCACTCAACAACAACCAAATACACCACCAGCACCATCAGGGTTATCAATAAAAGTGTAATAACAAAAGGTATGGTATGACAAACAAAACAACATCAACGGCTCAACAAGCTATCGCACTTCGTTATGATGGTGAACACACCCCTTATGTTGCCGCAAAAGGTTACGATAAATTAGCACAACACATTATTGAGCAAGTAAAACAACAAGGAGGGTTAATTCATCAAGATCCGATGCTCGCACAGTATCTCAATAGTTTTGATCTCAATGATCATATACCGCAGGAATTGTATGTGATTATTGCGGAATTAATTGCATTTTCATGGTATCTAAACGGCAAAACCCCTCCAGGATGGGAAGGGTTTGAAAATATTGATATTACAGCATAGATCAATAGCTAAAGCGGAAGATTAACGTCGATAATGTTGTGGCATGCTTTTTTGTAAACTTAATAATAGTTCAGCTTCGGCTTTAGGTAAGTCACACTCTTTCATTAGCTCGTTAACATCAGCGCCAAGCTCGACCATCTTACTGGCTCGGCTGTATAACCGCCCACCAGAATCATTCATAGCAATCTCATTTTGACGCTCTTCAACCCGCTCAAGCTGCTCAATCAAATCAACTAGCTTATGACTCATACCGATACTACCAGTACGCAATTCATTAAATTGTTTAATTAAACTTTCATGCTGTAAACGTGAATTTTTTAAGACGGTTTCAATCGCTGAAAATTTTATTTCTAATGCTTGGCGTGCTTGCCGCTCACGGTTAATTAATACCGCAGCCGTTATCGCAATCAATACTGAAATTACAACAGGTAGCCATTGTTGAAGTATAATATCCATTACAAATATGCCACGTCATCCCACTCGTCATCAGACAGTAGTTTATTTAAATCCACTAAAATCAATAATTGATCATCATGATTACTGACACCCTGAATAAACTTGGCACTTTCTTCAGTACCAACACAAGGTGTACTGTCAATTTCAGAATTACGCAAATAAACCACTTCCGCCACACTATCGACCAAAATGCCAATTACTTGCGTTTCTGCTTCAATGATCACAATACGGGTACTGTCTGAAATTTCACCATGTTGTAAACCAAAACGGGCACGCGTATCAATAACGGTAACAACACTGCCACGTAAGTTAATAATACCAATCACGTAATCTGGTGCACCGGGGACTGGCGCGATATCTGAATAACGTAAAACTTCCCGTACCTGCATAACATTAATGCCGTAGGTTTCATTTTCTAATTGAAATGTAACCCATTGCAATACATGATCATTAACGCTGTCTTTTTGTATTTCGGCCATATTTACTTGCGACATACTATTTCCTCTTTAATGCTTTAATTCGCACCACTACTAACATCTAAACCTTTATTTAGCATTTGAATCAATGCATCAACATGGATCAATGCGCACATCTTTTGTTTGACCATTCCCGCCAACCACGGCCGCTTACCCGCTTGTTCTCGCCACCGAATATCGGTTGTCATTAATGTCTGCGTACCATGTAACTTATCGCAAGCTAAACCCCATTGACTATTACCTAACATCACCATATAGCGATAATTATCACGATAATCATCATTGGTGAGCTTTTCAGCCATTACCCAACGTGCGGTATCAACTACATCAACATTATATTGTGCCAATGGTGCTAAGCCTAAATACCACGCCGGACGCCCCACAATATGATTCAGATCTCCAAGCTGATAAATTGCACCTAACTCTGTTAACGCTACCGCAAACATCATGCCGTTAACTTCAAAAAATAGCGCTTGGAATGACTGCTGCTGACCGAGATGTTGCCATGTAACAACCGGTGGTTCTGGTTCTGGTTCTGGTTCTGGTTCTGCATCAATCATAATCACAGCTTTAGGTTCAGCTTCAAGCTGTGATGGTATTTGATTTAATAACTGTTGTAGCTGTTGCGTCGATGCTGGTTCACAGATCGCTGTTGGTTTAATTGCTTGAGTAGGTTGTTGTTCCGTATCTAGCAGTAAATCACCAAAATAATCATCCAATGCTTGTTCACTGGTTAACGGTTTCTTATTCATTATGCACTAATCTTGTTAAGTGACTTAATAAGGTCTTATAAGCAAAAACACCTCGACAATTATGAGCATACAATGATGGTGGCATATGTTTAATACTGGCATCTCGAAATTTAGTATCAATAGGAATAGCAGACATCCATACTTGATTTGGATAACGCGTTTTTAAGTCTTGTAACGTTTGTAATGATGCACGAGTACGCTTGTCATACATGGTTGGTACAATAGTGACATCAAAGCCGCCAGGTTTAGAACGCTGCATAATCTGCAATGTACGCAACATTCGTTCTAGACCTTTCATGGCTAAAAACTCTGTTTGTACAGGAATCAAAATACGATCACTTGCAGCCAATGCATTAACCATCATTACCCCTAAAATCGGTGGGCAATCAATTAATACATAATCATAATCAGCAGCGACACTGTGTAAGGCTTTCTTTAAAACTAATCCCATGCCACTACGATTACCCATAGAACGATCTAACGTCGCTAATGACATATGAGCAGGAATAATATCAATGTTGTTAAATGTCGTGCTTAAAATCAATTCTCTTACGCCATCACGATTAATTTCTGGCAATTGAAATAAATCAAATAAACTGGCGGGTACATAATCAGCGTCAAAATTTAAGTAAGTTGTTAATGATCCATGCGGATCAGTATCAACCACTAATACTCGCTGATTTTGCTCACTTAATAATCCTGCTAATGCTATGGTAGTGGTCGTTTTCCCTACTCCACCCTTTTGGTTTGCAATACTCCAAACAACCACCGTCAACTCCTCACGACAAACCTAATTCAATTAAAATACATTCAGCAATACGGTCGAGGGGAAGATCATGACTAGAAATGCCAGCTTTAGCAACTGCTTGTGGCATACCATACACTACACAGCTCTCTTCATCTTGAGCCCAAACTGTCGAACCATGGGCTTTTAACATTCGAGCGCCTTCACGTCCATCAGCCCCCATGCCCGTCAGCACCATCGATAACACGCGATCATTAAATACTTTTGCCGCAGAACCAAAGGTGACATCAACACAAGGCTTATAGTTCATTCGATCGCCACTATCAATAATACGTAGTCGCGCTCCAACTGCACGTCCATCGACCATCATTTGTTGTCCGCCTGGCGCTAAATAAGCGACACCTGCACGTAGTATATCGCCATCTTGAGCTTCTTTTACCTCAATGCAGCATAAGTTATTCAATCGTGCGGCAAAAGCGGCAGTAAAGGTCATCGGCATATGCTGTACTAGCACAATAGGATAAGGGAAATTAGCGGGCAATTGTGTCAATATTTTTTGTAAAGCAACTGGCCCACCAGTAGACGTTCCAATAGCGACTAACTGATATTTTTTTCTTGATGCGCGAAAATGAAAGGGCATCGATGATGATGTTATTGCCGAGCCAGTCAGCGTACGCCCAATACTGGATGTTACCGTGGTATTGATATTGGTGTTTTGGGTTGCTATCACTTTAGCTGCTGTATGACGTACAGAAGGAATAGATGCGGGTTTGATTGTCGCAGCTAGATTACTATTGCGGCGCAAATAAAACCGTTTACCCGCTAATTCTGCGACCCGTTTTTGTAATAAATCGACCGCTTCATCACGGTTGCGAGCAATATCTTCAAATTTTTTTGGTAAGAAATCCAAGGCGCCAGCATCAAGGGCATCCAAAGTCGCTTTAGCGCCAGCTTGCGTTAAGGAAGAAAACATCAAAATAGGTGTTGGGGCTATTTTCATTATTTCACGGACAGCCGTAATACCATCCATCACAGGCATTTCAATGTCCATCGTAATAACGTCAGGCTGCAACGTTTTAACTAACTCACACGCTTCTTTGCCGTTAGTTGCATTACCTACAACCGTTAAGCGAGGATCTGCATTAATAATTTCACTGACACGCCGACGAAAAAAACTTGAATCATCAACAACTAACACCTTTATTGCCATTTGTTTTCATTCCTTTACATAAACAACACCGCAAGCCTAAACACTGGCGGTTTACGGGGTATCATTGTTAATAATTAACGTCTTACATAATGCTTTAATAGATTTGGCACATCTAAAATAAGTGCAATATGACCATCACTGGTAATAGTTGCTCCTGCCATACCTGGCGTTCCTTTGAGCAATTTATCTAACGGTTTTATCACCACTTCTTCTTGACCAATTAAACTATCAACAACAAATCCAATTCGTTGATGCCCTATTTGAACAATAACAACATGACCATAACTATTATGCTGTGATTGGTTAAGCTGTGATTTTTTTGATAACCAATCTTGTAAATAAAATAACGGTATTGCTTTGTCGCGTACAATAATGGTTAATTGGCCATCAACCGTATGCGTTTTAGTTAAATCTAAATGGAATATTTCATTCACGTTCGCCAAAGGTAAGGCAAATGGTTGTTGCGCAACTCCTACCATTAATGTCGGTAAGATTGCTAATGTTAGCGGCACTTTAATGTCAATCTGTGTTCCTTTACCCAAGGTAGAATCAATCACAATTGAGCCATTAAGTTGGTTAATGCTGGTTTTAACCACATCCATACCGACACCACGCCCGGAAATATCAGAAATTTCTTTTTTAGTTGAAAATCCCGGAGCAAATATCAGGTTATAAGCATCATTATCGCTCAAACGTGAGGCGGCATCGTGATCCATCATGCCGCGATCAATCGCGATTTTACGTAATTTATTGGCATCCATACCAGCACCATCATCGGCAATGGTTAAACGAATATGATCCCCTTCTTGCGAGGCTGATAACAACACTTTACCAATCGGGGATTTTCCTGCTCGTTCGCGGACTGCTGGCATTTCAATACCATGATCAACTGAATTTCTAACCAAGTGAACTAATGGATCAGCCAATGCTTCTACTAAGTTTTTATCAAGATCAGTATCCTCACCCACCATCTCAAGTACAATTTCTTTATTGAGACTACGAGCTAAATCACGAACAACTCGAGGAAAACGACCAAAGACTTTCTTAATCGGTTGCATACGTGTTTTCATTACCGCCCCTTGAAGATCTGCCGTTACAACATCTAGGGTCGAGACGGCTTTTGACATTTCTTCATCGGTAGTATTTAAACCTAAGCTAACCAGTCGATTACGTACTAACACCAACTCACCAACCATATTCATAATGATATCAAGGGTTGAGGTATCAACTCGTACTGTTGTATCAGCCGAAGGCTTAGGTTTATCTTTGTTTGCTGGTAATACTGAACTCTTAGCGGGTTCACTCGTTATCGTTGCTAATGGCGGATTTACCACAGTAGAGACGGTAGGTTCACTATTTTCTGGTCTATCGATAGGAGTGGCATTATCAGCCTGAGGGGCTCGACCAATACCATGTAATTCATCTAATAAATTTTCAAACTCGTCATCTGTCATTATATTTTCACTAACAACAGTACTATTTTCATTTGCTGTTATTGGCGTAACGGTTGTTGCAGCAGACGTTGTTTTCAAACAATCTGTAACACCGGGAGCATTACCACTACCGTGTAATTCATCGAGCAAACGTTCAAATTCATCATCGGTAATATCATTACTTTCAACACTCGTCATCACATTATTACGGTTATCAACGTCCTTTTCAGCAACAGGAGCTACCGATAATGCAGAAGGCGAGTTACCCACACCATGCAATTCATCTAATAAACGATCAAACTCATCTTGTGTAATATCATCAACAGAATTTGCCGCAATCGCACTTGTTGAT
This region includes:
- a CDS encoding chemotaxis protein CheW; protein product: MSQVNMAEIQKDSVNDHVLQWVTFQLENETYGINVMQVREVLRYSDIAPVPGAPDYVIGIINLRGSVVTVIDTRARFGLQHGEISDSTRIVIIEAETQVIGILVDSVAEVVYLRNSEIDSTPCVGTEESAKFIQGVSNHDDQLLILVDLNKLLSDDEWDDVAYL
- the ccmB gene encoding heme exporter protein CcmB, with the translated sequence MLNTLIQIIRRELLIAYRRQADIFNPLWFFIIVITLFPLGIGPEPNLLARIAPGIIWVAALLAALLSMERLFRDDYLDGSLEQMLLMPIPLSVTAFAKMIAHWLLTGLPLILISPLLAILLSLNWHTWVAVLLTLLIGTPTLSFLGAIGMALTVGLRKGGVLLSLLILPLYIPVLIFATSAIEAASLGMAYDGQLAIMGAMLVGSLTLAPFAVAASLRISVH
- a CDS encoding heme ABC transporter permease; translated protein: MWKWLHPYAKAENTYRLCGKLLPWFSIIALISILVGSVWGLLFVPADYQQGDSFRIIYIHVPSAIWSMSIYVTMAISSFIGLVWQIRMSDMAAAAMAPIGAVFTFIALITGAIWGKPMWGAWWVWDARLTSELILLFLYLGVIALYNAFDDHKTAAKAAGILSIVGVINIPIIHYSVEWWNTLHQGATISKFGKPSMSNDMLWPLLVMLLGFGCFFAAVTLIRLRNEILSRESHRPWVQKLVK
- the ccmA gene encoding cytochrome c biogenesis heme-transporting ATPase CcmA produces the protein MLSVANLSCVRDERVLFDELNFTISSGELVQIEGPNGAGKTTLLRIIAGLGHSDSGEVQWCNENIATAREDYHQALLFLGHQTGVKRELTAFENLAFFQAMHTCQQGSDLKGAPAVSGDDALWQALAHVGLAGREDISAGQLSAGQQRRVALARLWLSNHKLWVLDEPLTAIDKQGIKVLEALFLAHAERGGMVLLTTHQDMFVDSDRLRKIKLG
- a CDS encoding protein-glutamate methylesterase/protein-glutamine glutaminase: MAIKVLVVDDSSFFRRRVSEIINADPRLTVVGNATNGKEACELVKTLQPDVITMDIEMPVMDGITAVREIMKIAPTPILMFSSLTQAGAKATLDALDAGALDFLPKKFEDIARNRDEAVDLLQKRVAELAGKRFYLRRNSNLAATIKPASIPSVRHTAAKVIATQNTNINTTVTSSIGRTLTGSAITSSSMPFHFRASRKKYQLVAIGTSTGGPVALQKILTQLPANFPYPIVLVQHMPMTFTAAFAARLNNLCCIEVKEAQDGDILRAGVAYLAPGGQQMMVDGRAVGARLRIIDSGDRMNYKPCVDVTFGSAAKVFNDRVLSMVLTGMGADGREGARMLKAHGSTVWAQDEESCVVYGMPQAVAKAGISSHDLPLDRIAECILIELGLS
- the ccmD gene encoding heme exporter protein CcmD; its protein translation is MYFDSINDFFAMGGYASYVWSAYAISFLSMLWVLFSSLTTKRRLLREIKNKMAREQRIQEAKTLENTL
- a CDS encoding EscU/YscU/HrcU family type III secretion system export apparatus switch protein, which gives rise to MTNKTTSTAQQAIALRYDGEHTPYVAAKGYDKLAQHIIEQVKQQGGLIHQDPMLAQYLNSFDLNDHIPQELYVIIAELIAFSWYLNGKTPPGWEGFENIDITA
- a CDS encoding chemotaxis protein CheA, with amino-acid sequence MSFDLDEDILQDFLIEAGEILELLSEQLVELERSPDNSELLNAIFRGFHTVKGGAGFLSLTELVEACHGAENVFDLLRTGKRKVTSELMDVILEALDCINIMFAQVQEHQPLVKANQVLLDQLHHYSLPPAAAEMTLKTPVETAAMDIDSVSSSTSAIAANSVDDITQDEFDRLLDELHGVGNSPSALSVAPVAEKDVDNRNNVMTSVESNDITDDEFERLLDELHGSGNAPGVTDCLKTTSAATTVTPITANENSTVVSENIMTDDEFENLLDELHGIGRAPQADNATPIDRPENSEPTVSTVVNPPLATITSEPAKSSVLPANKDKPKPSADTTVRVDTSTLDIIMNMVGELVLVRNRLVSLGLNTTDEEMSKAVSTLDVVTADLQGAVMKTRMQPIKKVFGRFPRVVRDLARSLNKEIVLEMVGEDTDLDKNLVEALADPLVHLVRNSVDHGIEMPAVRERAGKSPIGKVLLSASQEGDHIRLTIADDGAGMDANKLRKIAIDRGMMDHDAASRLSDNDAYNLIFAPGFSTKKEISDISGRGVGMDVVKTSINQLNGSIVIDSTLGKGTQIDIKVPLTLAILPTLMVGVAQQPFALPLANVNEIFHLDLTKTHTVDGQLTIIVRDKAIPLFYLQDWLSKKSQLNQSQHNSYGHVVIVQIGHQRIGFVVDSLIGQEEVVIKPLDKLLKGTPGMAGATITSDGHIALILDVPNLLKHYVRR
- the ccmE gene encoding cytochrome c maturation protein CcmE, with the protein product MTPRRQKRLVIVLALVLGLGATVGLVLYALNQNMNLFYTPSELINGKSDGGAKPEVGQRLRIGGMVVKGSVKRDPKSLRISFKVADIGPSVTVIYDGILPDLFREGQGIVAQGVLINPTTVKASEVLAKHDEKYMPPEVADAMKINHKQLKYTEEQLQGK
- a CDS encoding chemotaxis protein CheW, producing the protein MNKKPLTSEQALDDYFGDLLLDTEQQPTQAIKPTAICEPASTQQLQQLLNQIPSQLEAEPKAVIMIDAEPEPEPEPEPPVVTWQHLGQQQSFQALFFEVNGMMFAVALTELGAIYQLGDLNHIVGRPAWYLGLAPLAQYNVDVVDTARWVMAEKLTNDDYRDNYRYMVMLGNSQWGLACDKLHGTQTLMTTDIRWREQAGKRPWLAGMVKQKMCALIHVDALIQMLNKGLDVSSGAN
- a CDS encoding ParA family protein; amino-acid sequence: MVVWSIANQKGGVGKTTTTIALAGLLSEQNQRVLVVDTDPHGSLTTYLNFDADYVPASLFDLFQLPEINRDGVRELILSTTFNNIDIIPAHMSLATLDRSMGNRSGMGLVLKKALHSVAADYDYVLIDCPPILGVMMVNALAASDRILIPVQTEFLAMKGLERMLRTLQIMQRSKPGGFDVTIVPTMYDKRTRASLQTLQDLKTRYPNQVWMSAIPIDTKFRDASIKHMPPSLYAHNCRGVFAYKTLLSHLTRLVHNE
- a CDS encoding DUF2802 domain-containing protein, translated to MDIILQQWLPVVISVLIAITAAVLINRERQARQALEIKFSAIETVLKNSRLQHESLIKQFNELRTGSIGMSHKLVDLIEQLERVEERQNEIAMNDSGGRLYSRASKMVELGADVNELMKECDLPKAEAELLLSLQKSMPQHYRR